Proteins from a genomic interval of Meiothermus sp.:
- a CDS encoding DUF262 domain-containing protein: MREYPIQTFLFWRTKEEIRARRFMPVIDFDADLSTLYDMNRSAAGIEKVFVLDGQQRLQTLHAIFRGGIHDDSNAIEEAYFDITAGDVEVDNGDVLHKLIFSAQPLELPFFRVRDLTEKYANGNPLNIADEINDLLEDKLQEETEKRRLRERRVRANLQQLHSILNHDKHFWVDELDGVAKQYPYRRILEIFVRVNSGGTKLTAGDLMFAAMKEGWDDIEERVEQVVNLLNGGKLGIDSDFVLKCLLLAHGEGAEIQKEKFYGARGETLIQHIEQTWDRAEKAFQQLRDFIVHDIRMFSDKLVRSYNALIPVFDFLFHNPQPNEANRLLMAAYYHKAQLFNWYRSSTDSILNTLHSVVGKDNGGAFPLSEIKKYFGMSHGYSVELQESHLSENRLRAIILNIVYCDRWGNSPFDVAYKGNEPHIDHIYPQYMLRNRLGYGSTEINDIGNLRFVGATDNIRKRAELPESYFNRLKQQGIPIDKHLLVSEYADNPLLLKFDAVTFDAFRQKRREEIWKSAKRVVDPEILEQGNPS; this comes from the coding sequence ATGCGTGAATATCCAATACAGACTTTTCTGTTTTGGCGCACAAAAGAGGAAATACGCGCTCGACGCTTCATGCCAGTGATTGATTTCGACGCTGATTTGTCTACGCTTTACGACATGAATCGCTCTGCGGCGGGTATCGAAAAGGTTTTTGTACTTGATGGACAACAACGCCTACAAACGCTGCACGCGATTTTTCGTGGTGGAATACACGATGATTCAAACGCAATCGAAGAAGCATATTTCGACATCACGGCGGGTGATGTAGAAGTTGATAACGGCGACGTTTTACACAAGTTGATATTCAGTGCTCAGCCACTAGAGTTGCCGTTTTTCCGTGTCCGCGACCTAACAGAAAAGTATGCGAATGGCAATCCGCTGAACATTGCGGACGAGATAAACGATTTACTTGAAGACAAACTTCAGGAAGAAACCGAGAAGCGAAGGTTACGCGAGCGGCGTGTAAGGGCTAACCTGCAACAACTTCACTCAATCTTGAATCATGATAAGCATTTTTGGGTTGATGAACTGGACGGTGTTGCAAAACAATACCCATACCGCCGAATCCTTGAGATTTTCGTCCGCGTCAATTCGGGCGGGACAAAACTTACAGCCGGCGATTTGATGTTCGCGGCGATGAAAGAAGGCTGGGATGACATTGAAGAACGCGTTGAGCAAGTTGTAAACCTTCTTAACGGCGGGAAACTCGGTATTGACAGCGATTTTGTTCTTAAATGTCTCCTGCTCGCTCATGGTGAAGGTGCTGAAATACAGAAAGAGAAATTCTATGGCGCGCGTGGTGAAACGCTCATACAGCATATTGAGCAAACGTGGGATAGAGCTGAAAAAGCCTTTCAGCAGTTACGCGATTTTATCGTACACGATATACGCATGTTTTCTGACAAGCTGGTTCGTAGTTACAACGCCCTGATACCTGTTTTCGACTTCCTTTTTCACAACCCTCAACCGAATGAAGCGAATCGCTTACTTATGGCGGCTTATTATCACAAAGCGCAACTGTTCAACTGGTATAGAAGTTCCACCGACTCAATTTTGAACACCTTGCATTCTGTCGTAGGCAAGGATAATGGTGGTGCTTTTCCCTTGAGCGAGATAAAGAAATACTTTGGTATGTCTCACGGCTATTCTGTGGAATTGCAGGAGTCGCACTTGTCGGAGAACCGTCTGCGGGCAATAATTTTGAACATTGTCTATTGTGACCGTTGGGGCAACTCGCCATTTGATGTGGCATATAAAGGCAACGAGCCGCACATAGACCACATCTACCCGCAATACATGCTCAGAAATCGTTTAGGATATGGAAGCACAGAGATAAACGACATAGGCAACTTGCGTTTTGTAGGCGCAACAGACAACATTCGCAAGCGAGCCGAACTTCCCGAATCGTATTTCAATCGCCTAAAACAACAAGGCATCCCGATTGATAAACACTTGCTTGTTTCTGAATATGCCGACAATCCGCTATTACTGAAATTCGATGCAGTTACCTTTGATGCATTTCGGCAGAAACGAAGGGAAGAAATATGGAAATCGGCAAAGCGAGTCGTAGACCCTGAGATTCTGGAGCAGGGTAACCCCAGTTGA
- a CDS encoding sugar phosphate isomerase/epimerase produces MKLGFSPLTAGLSYRQSLELASELGLFLEIAFDQHEMDPRLPKARELAEMGRAAGVGFTVHLPFVDWNLVSLVPEVRRLSLERTQRAIAFGAEIGAACGVLHTGLVPLRLPEAVAHAHQLVQEALEQLELAIPVALENLGLSKADLLETPDELAKLLEAHPHYGFCLDVGHALIQRGPGGPQEYYHLLAHRLLHLHLHDNRGDRDEHLPCGDGAVNWAWVRGSLGDFGGTAALEVTGGAEGVRRSVALLRNGF; encoded by the coding sequence ATGAAACTGGGTTTTAGCCCTCTGACCGCTGGCCTCAGCTACCGACAGTCCCTCGAGTTGGCCTCTGAGCTGGGCCTGTTTCTGGAAATCGCCTTCGACCAGCACGAAATGGATCCCCGGCTGCCCAAGGCCCGGGAGCTAGCCGAAATGGGTCGGGCCGCCGGGGTGGGCTTTACCGTGCACCTGCCCTTCGTGGACTGGAACCTGGTCTCGCTGGTGCCGGAGGTGCGGCGGCTCTCCCTCGAGCGCACCCAGCGGGCCATTGCTTTTGGGGCCGAGATTGGCGCAGCTTGTGGGGTACTACACACTGGCCTGGTTCCGCTGCGGCTACCCGAGGCGGTAGCCCACGCCCACCAGCTCGTACAGGAGGCACTCGAGCAACTGGAGCTGGCTATCCCGGTAGCCCTGGAAAACCTGGGCCTGAGCAAAGCCGATCTGCTCGAGACCCCCGACGAACTGGCCAAGCTGCTGGAGGCTCATCCCCACTATGGCTTCTGCCTGGATGTGGGGCACGCCCTGATTCAGCGGGGCCCCGGTGGCCCCCAGGAGTACTACCACCTGCTAGCCCACCGCTTGCTGCACCTGCACCTGCACGACAACCGGGGTGATCGGGACGAACACCTGCCTTGCGGGGATGGTGCGGTGAACTGGGCCTGGGTGCGGGGGTCGCTGGGGGATTTTGGTGGTACCGCGGCCCTCGAGGTCACGGGCGGCGCGGAGGGTGTGCGCCGGAGTGTGGCCCTGCTACGTAATGGTTTCTGA
- a CDS encoding sugar MFS transporter — protein sequence MNPVTNAQRLRLTWGSALGLFMTGAIGAAVGAAIPQWQAGFGVGPELAWYFNLFFVGALLGIFLGSRLRRRHPWLALALLVEGLGLLLMALTPQMSGVFGAALLLGLGVAVVNFHCNALPLELYPKGQLAVLYRINTAFGVGAVLAPLLMVGLGWRMGYAVLALVALVAAGLLWKAPATRARPHSEATHTPAGLLPFVLLAAVSYVAVELVVSSFSGLYLRHLGYDPRWVGVLLSLYWVSLTLGRWLLADFVAANPLARLVGLHLAALLVALCYFAPPLAWVFPLVGFWVAPTFPTLYAFTERYLGYRGLAFLFYAAAVGSNLVPAGFALLPKAALAPGMLLVVAWMAGMTYLLWRKSEAEGPALRP from the coding sequence ATGAACCCGGTAACCAACGCCCAACGTTTGCGCCTGACCTGGGGCAGCGCCCTTGGGCTGTTCATGACCGGGGCCATTGGGGCGGCGGTGGGGGCGGCCATTCCCCAGTGGCAGGCCGGGTTTGGCGTGGGCCCCGAACTGGCCTGGTACTTCAACCTTTTTTTTGTGGGGGCCTTGCTGGGCATTTTTCTGGGCAGCCGCCTGCGCCGGCGCCACCCCTGGCTGGCCCTGGCCCTGCTGGTTGAGGGGCTGGGCCTGCTGTTAATGGCCCTGACCCCCCAGATGAGCGGGGTCTTTGGGGCGGCTTTGCTGCTGGGCCTGGGGGTGGCGGTGGTCAACTTCCACTGCAACGCCCTGCCCCTCGAGCTCTACCCCAAGGGCCAGTTGGCCGTGCTCTACCGCATCAACACGGCTTTTGGGGTAGGAGCGGTGCTGGCCCCCTTGCTGATGGTGGGGCTGGGCTGGCGCATGGGCTACGCGGTGCTGGCGCTGGTGGCCCTGGTGGCGGCGGGCCTGTTGTGGAAAGCCCCCGCGACGCGGGCACGTCCCCACTCCGAAGCAACCCATACACCTGCGGGCTTGCTGCCCTTTGTGCTGCTGGCGGCGGTCTCGTATGTGGCGGTGGAGCTGGTGGTCTCGAGCTTCTCCGGCCTCTACCTGCGCCACCTGGGCTACGACCCCCGCTGGGTGGGGGTGCTGCTCTCGCTGTACTGGGTGAGCCTGACCCTGGGCCGCTGGCTCCTGGCCGACTTCGTAGCCGCCAACCCCCTGGCCCGGCTGGTGGGGCTGCACCTGGCGGCGCTGCTGGTGGCGCTGTGCTACTTCGCGCCCCCTTTGGCCTGGGTTTTTCCGCTGGTAGGGTTCTGGGTGGCCCCCACCTTTCCCACCCTCTATGCCTTTACCGAGAGATACCTTGGCTACCGTGGGCTGGCTTTTCTGTTCTATGCGGCGGCGGTGGGCAGCAACCTGGTTCCGGCGGGATTTGCCCTGCTACCCAAGGCGGCGCTGGCCCCCGGTATGCTCTTGGTGGTGGCCTGGATGGCCGGCATGACCTACCTGCTCTGGAGGAAAAGTGAAGCTGAGGGCCCTGCTCTTCGACCTTGA
- a CDS encoding ubiquinol-cytochrome c reductase iron-sulfur subunit gives MADHEATAHHHEHHPEDPQAHATRRAILQAAIGVSAGAAVLSTLWVGAGLVPREEKIPSKEPVAVGDTLVFATGPKADQEITLDDLRAAQRERIPFIIAFPKSPENVVKKDLITNTIMVILADPAKMSPETRQYASPEGVLAYSAVCKHLGCTVSQWQNDTWLCPCHGGRYDIYNQAKVVGGPVPAPVPQLPVKVEGGKVVVAGEFLGKPGADV, from the coding sequence ATGGCTGATCATGAAGCCACTGCCCATCATCACGAACACCACCCTGAAGATCCCCAGGCCCACGCCACCCGCCGAGCCATCCTGCAAGCGGCCATTGGTGTGAGCGCGGGCGCTGCGGTGCTCTCAACGCTGTGGGTGGGTGCGGGCCTGGTACCTCGCGAAGAAAAGATTCCCAGCAAAGAACCGGTAGCGGTGGGTGATACCCTGGTCTTTGCCACCGGCCCCAAAGCCGACCAGGAGATCACCCTGGATGACCTGCGGGCCGCTCAACGGGAAAGAATCCCCTTCATCATTGCTTTCCCTAAAAGCCCCGAGAACGTGGTCAAAAAAGACCTGATCACCAACACCATCATGGTCATCCTGGCCGACCCGGCCAAGATGAGCCCCGAAACCCGCCAGTACGCCTCCCCCGAGGGGGTTCTGGCCTATTCGGCGGTCTGCAAGCACCTGGGCTGTACGGTGAGCCAGTGGCAGAACGACACCTGGCTCTGCCCCTGCCACGGTGGCAGGTACGATATCTACAACCAGGCCAAGGTGGTGGGGGGCCCCGTGCCCGCCCCGGTTCCCCAACTGCCCGTCAAGGTGGAAGGGGGCAAGGTGGTGGTGGCGGGCGAGTTCCTGGGCAAGCCTGGTGCCGACGTATAG
- a CDS encoding cytochrome C, whose translation MYRNDTVVPYFALVFSVALFLMAYLNNQMRVVHEAGVVPHLTVGNIGLMAFAVVLFVYGFIGLMSNWLEGSELYPGKHEPEPSSLPMVAGVVLSLLLVMLSGFFVRALVFANNPEIGYYNATTLQAGVFASMMLILALLIAIYKKYFMPEEVLAEDEKSDFPW comes from the coding sequence ATGTATCGCAACGACACAGTAGTTCCCTACTTCGCTCTGGTCTTCTCGGTGGCCTTGTTCCTGATGGCCTACCTCAACAACCAGATGCGGGTGGTGCACGAGGCCGGGGTGGTGCCCCACCTTACGGTGGGCAACATCGGGCTGATGGCCTTTGCCGTGGTGCTCTTCGTGTATGGCTTTATCGGGCTCATGAGCAACTGGCTCGAGGGCTCCGAGCTGTACCCCGGCAAACACGAACCTGAACCCAGCAGCCTGCCCATGGTGGCTGGGGTGGTACTCTCGCTTCTACTGGTGATGCTCTCGGGCTTCTTCGTACGCGCCCTGGTGTTTGCCAACAACCCCGAGATCGGCTACTACAACGCCACCACCCTGCAGGCTGGGGTGTTTGCCTCAATGATGCTCATCCTGGCCTTGCTAATCGCCATCTACAAGAAATACTTCATGCCAGAAGAAGTCTTGGCCGAAGATGAGAAAAGCGACTTCCCCTGGTAG
- a CDS encoding cytochrome bc complex cytochrome b subunit → MYQWLDDRLSIGKLYAKAFRKAFPVHHSFFLGEITLFSFVTLVLTGIFLTLNYEPSIRPVSGSLSGGQEVPAAYYSILYIDSLPFGAVIRSLHHWAAHIMIAAAFLHMLRIHLTGAYKNPRELNWIVGVFLLVLAIITAFTGYALPFDNYALTATKIGYEIGAAAPWVGKLLSNILFAGELSPTNTQTIPRLFPIHVLWLPLALMGLIGAHLAIMIKQKHTQPKYAEKVAPGKIVGVPLFPQQAAMMGILFLVYIAVTTFIAGAFLAHPVQAFGPPTANTPPVKPDWYFMWIYGILQIIPANWRFEFLGATFGPQFWGGILVPTVIILGALAIPFLDYSKEKQRYLELPSQHPFRTSFVVGMLMFYIMSTLAGYKVDLGLSNGLLWVLVFIVPIVTGVVCYIIMKAIYGKDWNQEPEIKLIGKGSAADD, encoded by the coding sequence ATGTATCAGTGGTTAGACGATCGCTTGAGCATCGGAAAGCTATATGCCAAGGCTTTCCGCAAAGCCTTCCCGGTGCACCACTCGTTCTTCCTGGGCGAGATTACTCTGTTTTCCTTTGTGACCCTGGTGCTTACCGGCATTTTCCTGACCCTCAACTACGAGCCGTCCATACGCCCGGTTTCGGGCTCGCTCTCGGGTGGACAGGAAGTACCCGCGGCCTATTACTCGATTCTCTACATTGACTCGCTGCCCTTTGGGGCGGTGATCCGCTCGCTGCACCACTGGGCCGCCCACATCATGATTGCCGCAGCCTTCCTGCACATGCTGCGCATCCACCTGACCGGGGCCTACAAGAACCCCCGCGAGCTGAACTGGATTGTGGGGGTGTTTTTGCTGGTGCTCGCCATCATCACGGCCTTCACCGGCTACGCCCTGCCCTTCGACAACTACGCCCTCACCGCCACCAAGATCGGCTACGAGATTGGCGCGGCGGCCCCCTGGGTGGGCAAGCTGCTCTCAAATATCCTTTTTGCCGGCGAGCTCTCGCCCACCAACACCCAGACCATCCCCCGGCTCTTTCCTATCCACGTGCTCTGGCTGCCGCTGGCCCTGATGGGGCTGATTGGCGCGCACCTGGCCATCATGATCAAGCAGAAGCACACCCAGCCCAAGTACGCCGAAAAGGTCGCACCGGGCAAGATTGTGGGGGTGCCGCTCTTCCCGCAGCAAGCTGCGATGATGGGCATTCTGTTTTTGGTCTACATCGCCGTGACCACCTTCATCGCCGGGGCTTTCCTGGCCCACCCGGTGCAGGCTTTTGGCCCCCCCACCGCCAACACCCCGCCGGTTAAGCCCGACTGGTACTTCATGTGGATCTACGGGATTTTGCAGATCATCCCGGCCAACTGGCGCTTTGAGTTCCTGGGGGCCACTTTTGGCCCGCAGTTCTGGGGCGGTATCCTGGTGCCCACGGTTATCATTTTGGGGGCCCTGGCTATTCCTTTCCTGGACTACTCCAAAGAGAAGCAGCGCTACCTCGAGCTCCCCAGCCAGCACCCCTTCCGCACCAGCTTTGTGGTGGGGATGCTGATGTTCTACATCATGAGCACCCTGGCCGGCTACAAGGTGGATCTGGGTCTCTCCAACGGGCTGCTGTGGGTACTGGTCTTCATCGTGCCCATCGTTACCGGGGTGGTCTGCTACATCATCATGAAGGCCATCTACGGCAAGGACTGGAACCAGGAGCCCGAAATCAAGCTGATTGGCAAAGGCTCCGCTGCCGACGATTAA
- a CDS encoding cytochrome c has protein sequence MPIERIEVYLDGGAEPVQVLTQPPFKVTYDTRSLSDGEHLLRVVTHYTNGAREVKEIPFKVANTPGVLVQGLEEGKEVSGTLEVTLRVADPDVKPTRERFPGLGAAIATAVILGGIWLFFAATGVTNKTLEEVAKPPAAAEAGGHGGDNGGAVAAVDEALKAKGEQVYSANCAGCHQATGKGLPGVFPALDGSKNVADKAYTINILLKGKGGMPAFAQLSDEELAAVATYIKNSWSNKFGGVTPDEFKAAR, from the coding sequence ATGCCGATTGAGCGAATCGAAGTCTATCTGGATGGCGGCGCCGAACCCGTGCAGGTGCTCACTCAACCCCCCTTCAAAGTGACCTACGACACCCGCTCGCTAAGTGACGGGGAACACCTATTGCGGGTAGTCACCCACTACACCAACGGGGCCCGGGAAGTGAAGGAGATCCCCTTCAAGGTAGCCAACACCCCCGGTGTGCTGGTGCAGGGCCTCGAGGAGGGCAAGGAGGTCTCGGGCACCCTGGAGGTTACCCTGCGGGTGGCCGATCCTGACGTCAAACCCACCCGTGAGCGCTTCCCGGGACTGGGCGCAGCCATCGCTACCGCTGTTATTCTGGGCGGGATCTGGCTCTTCTTTGCCGCAACCGGTGTGACCAACAAAACCCTCGAGGAAGTAGCCAAACCCCCTGCCGCTGCCGAGGCCGGCGGTCACGGGGGCGATAATGGCGGGGCGGTTGCGGCGGTGGACGAGGCCCTCAAAGCCAAAGGCGAGCAGGTATACAGCGCCAACTGCGCCGGCTGCCACCAGGCCACCGGCAAGGGCCTGCCGGGGGTCTTCCCGGCCCTGGACGGCAGCAAGAACGTGGCCGATAAGGCCTACACCATCAACATCCTGCTCAAAGGCAAGGGCGGTATGCCCGCTTTTGCCCAGCTCTCCGACGAGGAGCTGGCTGCGGTGGCTACCTACATCAAGAATAGCTGGAGCAACAAGTTCGGCGGCGTGACGCCCGACGAGTTCAAGGCGGCCCGCTAA
- a CDS encoding HAD family phosphatase, with amino-acid sequence MKLRALLFDLDGTLADTDRLHEQAWLEGLARYGIQGDHHFYQTQISGGLNPEIVARLLPQLSQAQGAAFLEQKEARFRELASEVQPLPGLKALWDWAQSQGLRQALVSNAPRENAHYLLKRLGLMFDPIVLSEDLPAGKPDPLPYQTALQHLNLAPQEALAFEDSPSGVRSAVGAGIPTVALTTGHPPEALAQAGAFLCIPDYTDPRLWDWLRALG; translated from the coding sequence GTGAAGCTGAGGGCCCTGCTCTTCGACCTTGACGGCACCCTGGCCGACACCGACCGCCTGCACGAGCAGGCCTGGCTCGAGGGCCTAGCCCGCTACGGCATCCAGGGCGATCACCACTTCTACCAGACCCAGATCAGCGGCGGCCTCAACCCCGAGATTGTAGCGCGCCTCTTGCCCCAGCTTTCCCAGGCCCAGGGTGCGGCCTTCCTCGAGCAAAAAGAGGCCCGCTTCCGCGAGCTGGCCTCCGAGGTGCAACCCCTGCCCGGCCTAAAGGCGCTGTGGGACTGGGCCCAAAGCCAGGGTTTGCGCCAGGCTCTGGTGAGCAACGCCCCCAGGGAGAACGCCCACTACCTGCTAAAGCGGCTGGGGCTAATGTTCGACCCCATCGTCCTGTCCGAAGACCTGCCCGCCGGCAAGCCCGACCCGCTGCCCTACCAAACGGCCCTGCAGCACCTAAACCTCGCCCCCCAGGAGGCCCTGGCCTTCGAGGACTCCCCCTCCGGGGTGCGCTCGGCGGTGGGGGCCGGCATCCCCACCGTGGCCCTCACCACCGGCCACCCACCCGAGGCCCTGGCCCAGGCGGGGGCTTTTTTGTGCATCCCCGACTACACCGACCCGCGCCTGTGGGACTGGCTGCGGGCGCTGGGCTAA
- a CDS encoding isoprenylcysteine carboxylmethyltransferase family protein, whose translation MRLGERGEGYVVGQFALLGLLVLALWVTPSFSPPWLGGLGRGLAWVGLGVLLLAAWQLGRNLTALPKPRPGGYLVQQGLYRVVRHPIYCGVLLWALGSSLAHLNLWTLLLCGLLFVWLDRKASLEETWLQERFPEYSAYRQRVKKLIPWVY comes from the coding sequence ATGCGCCTGGGCGAGCGGGGCGAGGGGTATGTGGTGGGGCAGTTTGCCCTGCTGGGCCTGCTGGTGCTGGCTTTGTGGGTTACGCCTTCCTTTAGCCCGCCCTGGCTGGGGGGGCTGGGGCGGGGGCTGGCCTGGGTGGGGCTGGGGGTGCTGCTGCTGGCGGCCTGGCAACTGGGCCGCAACCTGACTGCTCTGCCCAAACCCAGGCCGGGGGGCTACCTGGTGCAGCAGGGGCTCTACCGGGTGGTGCGGCATCCCATCTACTGCGGGGTGCTGCTGTGGGCGCTGGGCAGCAGCCTGGCCCACCTGAACCTCTGGACGCTTCTGTTGTGCGGGCTGCTGTTTGTCTGGCTCGACCGCAAGGCCAGCCTCGAGGAAACCTGGCTTCAAGAGCGCTTCCCCGAGTACAGCGCCTACCGCCAGCGGGTCAAAAAGCTGATTCCCTGGGTCTACTAG
- a CDS encoding FAD-dependent oxidoreductase yields the protein MKTLVIGAGAAGLAAAQDLQKAKHQVTVLEAQHRVGGRIRTDRSFAAVPIELGAEFIHSSQVPTYPLPAQFGLRTLYFNQQDDTLVRLPDGSLRTIAEVGCKELGYNNIRLVDWPQAIGEESLAAYLQRNRLEGQKIPYKLQEYISDFDAPETLSAQAALEFLCDKSAEEGDYRILEGYD from the coding sequence ATGAAGACGCTCGTCATAGGCGCCGGAGCCGCCGGCCTGGCCGCGGCCCAAGACCTACAGAAAGCGAAGCATCAGGTTACCGTTCTTGAAGCCCAACACCGCGTCGGAGGACGCATCCGCACCGATAGAAGTTTTGCTGCTGTACCTATCGAGCTGGGCGCGGAATTCATCCACAGCAGCCAGGTTCCCACCTATCCCCTTCCCGCACAGTTTGGCCTGCGCACCCTCTACTTCAACCAGCAGGACGACACCCTGGTACGCCTGCCGGATGGCAGCCTGCGCACCATTGCCGAGGTCGGCTGTAAGGAACTGGGATACAACAACATTCGGCTGGTGGACTGGCCCCAGGCCATCGGCGAGGAGTCGCTGGCCGCGTACCTCCAGCGCAACCGGCTCGAGGGCCAAAAAATCCCCTACAAGCTGCAAGAGTACATCTCCGACTTCGATGCTCCAGAAACCCTCAGCGCGCAGGCCGCGCTGGAGTTTCTGTGCGACAAGTCCGCCGAGGAGGGGGATTACCGCATCCTCGAGGGCTACGATTAA
- a CDS encoding NAD(P)/FAD-dependent oxidoreductase: protein MDIRLGAVVETLEWGPFGVKALTTDGRVFLADQAVITVPLGVLKAGKIRFVPELPEAKRAALQQLGIADAVKLFFLFDEPILPPGIVELYVPGHNPDEWWSSAAGHGVNFEILTALATGPRARELLALPEEEALRNALQTLRQALGRPDLTPRRARLAHWQDDPYTLGAYSKASVGASQARRILAQPVGNRLFFAGEHTASNAWAATVHGAYASGRRAAREVLQARALTYSIPRSETLRPALPLGA, encoded by the coding sequence CTGGACATCCGGCTGGGGGCCGTGGTGGAGACGCTCGAGTGGGGCCCTTTTGGCGTCAAGGCCCTCACCACCGATGGGCGGGTCTTCCTGGCCGACCAGGCCGTGATCACCGTGCCGCTGGGCGTGCTGAAAGCCGGTAAGATCCGCTTTGTGCCGGAGCTGCCCGAGGCCAAGCGGGCAGCGCTGCAGCAGTTGGGCATCGCGGACGCGGTTAAGCTCTTCTTCCTGTTCGACGAACCCATCCTCCCGCCCGGCATTGTGGAGCTTTACGTACCCGGCCACAACCCCGACGAGTGGTGGAGCAGCGCCGCCGGCCACGGCGTAAACTTCGAGATTCTAACCGCCTTAGCCACCGGCCCCAGGGCCCGCGAGCTGCTGGCCCTGCCAGAGGAAGAGGCCCTGCGGAACGCCCTGCAAACCCTGCGCCAGGCCTTAGGCCGCCCCGACCTCACCCCCCGCCGGGCCCGGCTGGCCCACTGGCAGGACGACCCCTACACCCTGGGGGCCTACTCCAAGGCCAGCGTGGGGGCCTCCCAGGCCCGCCGCATCCTGGCCCAGCCGGTGGGCAACCGGCTCTTCTTCGCCGGCGAACACACCGCTTCCAACGCTTGGGCCGCCACCGTGCACGGGGCCTATGCCAGCGGACGGCGGGCCGCCCGCGAAGTCCTGCAAGCCCGCGCGCTCACCTATTCGATCCCCCGTTCCGAAACCCTGCGACCCGCCCTGCCCTTGGGGGCATGA
- a CDS encoding outer membrane lipoprotein carrier protein LolA, translating to MKKLLAIAFLSLGLATAQSIAEITRQVQANMERSPWEATVTGKVQLPDGSTQEAEFRLQVIPGKEQLARVEFKKPAALEGNFVVISDKEVWNYLFLTNQLIIQPRAKARIEGLGFNLTDLGDFEELTQRVTLRLLGEQNTPAGPAWRIGGAPKDASLGFASMEILVLKSDPRPLSITLRDSSNKVLADLNLTNFRRANLTPQTLRKRPADAEVLRRN from the coding sequence ATGAAAAAACTACTGGCAATCGCCTTCCTATCCCTTGGGCTGGCTACGGCCCAGAGCATCGCCGAAATTACCCGCCAGGTGCAGGCCAACATGGAACGTTCGCCCTGGGAGGCCACCGTCACGGGCAAGGTGCAGCTACCCGACGGCAGCACCCAGGAGGCCGAGTTCCGGCTCCAGGTGATTCCGGGCAAGGAGCAGCTCGCCCGGGTCGAGTTCAAAAAACCCGCCGCCCTCGAGGGCAACTTTGTGGTGATCTCGGATAAGGAAGTCTGGAACTACCTGTTCCTGACCAACCAGCTCATCATCCAGCCCCGCGCCAAAGCCCGCATCGAAGGCCTGGGCTTCAACCTGACCGACCTCGGCGACTTCGAGGAGCTTACCCAGCGGGTCACGCTGCGGCTTCTGGGCGAGCAAAACACCCCCGCCGGCCCGGCCTGGCGCATTGGCGGCGCCCCCAAGGACGCCTCGCTGGGCTTTGCCAGCATGGAAATTCTGGTGCTCAAGTCCGACCCCCGCCCCCTCTCCATCACCCTGCGCGACAGCAGCAACAAGGTGCTGGCCGACCTTAATCTCACCAACTTCCGCCGGGCCAACCTAACCCCCCAGACCCTGCGCAAACGGCCCGCCGATGCCGAGGTGCTGCGGCGCAACTGA
- a CDS encoding IS5 family transposase, which produces MNRRAYPSDVRDEEWALVLPYLTLAPLEAPQRKYDLREVFNALRWMVRTGAQWDYLPHDFPPPHIVQAQAYRWMNRGVFEDLVHDLRMTLRMLQGKAAHPSAAIYDARTLQSTPQSGERAGYDGYKRRKGSKVHLAVDTLGHLLALVVTAASEQERAQVGALSQQVQEVTGEQVEVAFVDQGYTGEEAAQAAEAEGIALCVVKVEGAKRGFVLLPKRWVVERSFAWTSRFRRLARDYERLAETLRGWHWLAFSILMTAKTVELLRTAS; this is translated from the coding sequence ATGAACCGCCGTGCTTACCCATCGGACGTCCGTGATGAGGAATGGGCTCTGGTGCTGCCCTATTTGACCCTCGCCCCGCTGGAAGCACCCCAGCGCAAGTACGACCTGCGCGAAGTGTTCAACGCCCTGCGCTGGATGGTTCGAACCGGTGCTCAGTGGGACTACCTGCCCCACGACTTCCCACCCCCCCATATCGTTCAGGCGCAAGCCTACCGCTGGATGAACCGGGGGGTCTTCGAAGACCTGGTACACGACCTGCGCATGACCCTGCGAATGCTCCAGGGCAAAGCCGCCCATCCCAGCGCTGCCATCTACGATGCTCGCACCCTACAGTCCACCCCGCAAAGTGGGGAGCGGGCCGGATACGATGGGTACAAACGACGCAAGGGAAGCAAAGTTCACCTGGCGGTAGATACCCTGGGGCATCTGCTGGCCCTGGTAGTAACGGCGGCCAGTGAACAGGAACGGGCCCAGGTGGGAGCCCTCAGTCAACAGGTGCAGGAAGTGACGGGGGAGCAGGTGGAAGTGGCCTTTGTGGATCAGGGTTACACTGGGGAGGAAGCGGCACAAGCGGCAGAGGCGGAAGGCATCGCCCTGTGTGTGGTCAAGGTGGAAGGGGCCAAACGAGGATTCGTGCTGCTGCCGAAGCGTTGGGTGGTGGAACGTTCGTTTGCCTGGACATCCCGGTTTCGCAGGCTGGCGCGAGACTATGAGCGGCTGGCTGAGACCTTGCGAGGTTGGCACTGGTTGGCTTTTTCGATTCTGATGACAGCGAAAACTGTGGAGCTTTTACGAACAGCTAGTTAG